The following proteins come from a genomic window of Chelmon rostratus isolate fCheRos1 chromosome 23, fCheRos1.pri, whole genome shotgun sequence:
- the kiaa0232 gene encoding uncharacterized protein KIAA0232 homolog, which translates to MRPVSTDSDGPAPPENLSCPYPLVGPLPASEMSLLQSLGPVQSWLGQELEKCGIDAMIYTRYVLSLLLHDSYDYDLQDQENDIFLGWEKGTGKKWGKSKKKGGTDLSLEEMKKQAAVQCLRSASDENSGIESLVEELCSKLKDIQNKQKEEKQIQKKSDGSQSPERAESPSSKDQVEMYYEAFPPLSEKPVCLQEIMTVWNKAKACAYSSSSSSAAPQTSTDTSSPKDCNSEGEAAKERNLEACGTISTVSTERGQQRRSKKEKENRYHGGATAEEKSTVYSKRQTRHRSEGKYRPRSWSSGSSEAGSSSSGNQGDSKSSRSKAVRIRHKSREAAKNKRTRNSGHVKLQVKVIEKEERRNTGGSSSSATGGAAKQPQLYKKGKRPLKEIRKDPSWKEAKESGVEVRNKKEYMEEPLWYTEPITEYFVPFSSRQSKLETKYRSKVDSPDGFPLSTNMERLPERIQGICIANESNQRAYLAAGSFVDGHFVEGPGEAEEETAELTGTSSCPQPEDSRDLDDKHLSEFTHFYEVDIYQSILDTSASDSIQESRILSMIRQKSKEQRDVEAECCLVLDGLEQQGKSAIRADSQEASGSVGFFMEDLENMAQVWGCYSPSTSEDIDGESFVGDSPIRLSPLLDSVSFTLSKLSGNLEEPPVPEATSEPSCLNSSCFSLFELQYDSPTFPFPHDSLTVCHENNTDSSSCLDPHSNKQSRLLIWTKNSAFDETEHCSNLSTRTCSPWSHSEETRSDNEQGNVPTEDAAQIGNEEIDCIIPPLSGTYLEDEILDFLQENSGHKCEEVNVSTASNQTFTKKSKLESICGIALEEDESKQYSTGMFSDNTNQHSDDYSSGIIKDIWTAIGDDKSVMSRQGAEKPSKALFSDESSGYCCSCLEVQAKGVPIQGPQKKAVQRSEYHLWEGKKEEQDLAKNKLSKVDGAGDYMTPSKPWDLNSDKESTSFILGGVYGELKTLSGDKNWAVVPPSDTQDSLLQCAAAAASASGSDMLTITGTDVFMNTGSCFAPGHRPLWRPLVSFGQSDQAIRGSGDGLNKGFSFIFHEDLLGSYGGLHSEEQGLEYPFASFNLNNPFSQVLHVECSFEPEDMASFSPGFKPKSILCSDSENEAFHPRIYGINRTQYRAIRISPRTHFRPISASELSPSGVSDSEAETDKEEMSFPVLAPVDVFDDPQADLKPLEEDAECEGPYYGKSELESGKFLPRLKKSGMEKSAQTSLDSQEGSSTLLPIAEQEICLDCKTTAAASTAGEETNVSVGKIQQDESSGEKQSCLCAPAGQIPKCGIAYDFVGDVPEFPLLNVSGQGGTGNQQDECWWQNTLCSPLFPGSQCTGSSNI; encoded by the exons ATGCGTCCAGTGAGCACCGATTCAGACGGTCCTGCTCCTCCTGAAAACCTCTCTTGCCCCTATCCCCTCGTGGGCCCCCTGCCTGCCTCAGAGATGTCCTTGCTCCAGTCGCTGGGTCCAGTACAAAGCTGGCTTGGCCAGGAGCTTGAGAAGTGTGGGATTGATGCCATGATTTACACCCGCTATGTCCTCAGCCTTCTCCTGCATGACAGTTATGACTACGACCTGCAGGACCAG GAAAATGACATCTTCTTGGGCTGGGAGAAGGGAACTGGGAAGAAATGGGGCAAGAGTAAGAAGAAAGGTGGAACCGACCTGAGTctggaggaaatgaagaagCAAGCTGCTGTGCAATGCCTTCGCTCTGCATCTGATGAA AACTCTGGAATTGAGAGCCTGGTTGAAGAGCTTTGCTCTAAACTAAAGGACATCCAAAACAAGCAGAAAG aagaaaaacagattcaaaagAAATCTGATGGCTCTCAGTCTCCAGAGCGAGCTGAGTCCCCCTCTTCAAAGGACCAGGTGGAAAT GTATTATGAAGCCTTTCCTCCTTTGTCAGAGAAGCCTGTTTGTCTCCAAGAGATCATGACGGTGTGGAACAAAGCTAAGGCCTGTGCATACTCAAGTTCATCATCCTCCGCAGCCCCACAGACCAGCACAGACACCTCTTCCCCAAAAGATTGCAACAGTGAAGGTGAGGCTGCAAAGGAACGAAACCTTGAGGCGTGTGGTACCATCTCTACTGTGTCCACGGAAAGAGGCCAGCAACGACGCagcaagaaggaaaaagaaaaccgATACCATGGTGGTGCAACAGCGGAGGAGAAGTCTACCGTCTACTCTAAGAGACAGACGAGACACAGATCTGAGGGCAAATACAGACCCAGATCCTGGTCTTCTGGCTCTAGTGAGGCTGGCTCAAGCTCAagtggaaaccagggtgactCTAAGTCATCCAGAAGCAAGGCAGTTAGAATAAGGCACAAATCCAGGGAGGCTGCAAAGAATAAGAGAACACGCAACAGCGGGcatgtgaagctgcaggtgaaaGTAATCGAAAAAGAGGAACGAAGAAACACAGGAGGGAGCAGTAGCAGCGCCACTGGAGGCGCTGCCAAACAACCACAGCTTTACAAAAAGGGGAAGAGACCGTTGAAGGAGATTCGTAAAGATCCAAGCTGGAAGGAAGCAAAAGAGTCCGGAGTTGAGGTCAGAAACAAAAAGGAGTATATGGAGGAGCCACTTTGGTACACTGAGCCCATCACAGAGTATTTTGTACCtttcagcagcagacaaagCAAGCTGGAAACAAAATATCGAAGCAAAGTAGACTCTCCCGACGGCTTCCCTTTGTCAACCAACATGGAGAGGCTGCCGGAGAGAATCCAGGGAATCTGTATTGCCAATGAGAGCAACCAGAGAGCATACCTAGCAGCAGGCTCGTTTGTGGATGGGCACTTTGTGGAAGGGCCTGGCGAAGCAGAAGAGGAAACTGCTGAACTCACTGGGACCTCAAGCTGCCCTCAGCCAGAGGATAGTAGAGATTTAGATGACAAGCATCTGTCTGAATTCACTCACTTCTATGAAGTTGATATTTATCAATCCATATTGGATACTAGTGCCTCAGACTCTATACAAGAGAGTCGGATCTTAAGCATGATTCgacaaaaaagcaaagagcaaagagaCGTTGAGGCAGAATGTTGTTTAGTGTTAGATGGCCTTGAGCAGCAAGGGAAAAGTGCAATACGGGCAGACTCACAGGAAGCTTCGGGATCTGTTGGATTCTTCATGGAGGATCTTGAAAACATGGCTCAAGTGTGGGGATGTTATTCACCATCTACTTCAGAAGATATTGATGGAGAAAGCTTCGTAGGAGACTCTCCCATTCGGCTCTCTCCCCTTCTTGATAGTGTTTCATTCACCCTGAGCAAACTATCTGGAAATTTGGAGGAGCCACCTGTTCCTGAAGCCACCAGTGAACCATCTTGTTTGAACTCATCCTGCTTCTCCCTTTTTGAGCTGCAGTATGACAGCCCCACTTTTCCTTTTCCCCACGACTCACTCACCGTGTGTCACGAAAACAACACAGATTCTAGTAGCTGTCTCGACCCACATTCTAATAAACAGTCTCGTTTGCTAATATGGACCAAAAATAGTGCCTTTGACGAAACTGAACACTGTTCTAACCTTTCAACACGAACTTGCAGTCCGTGGTCACATTCAGAGGAGACTCGTTCAGACAATGAGCAGGGAAATGTTCCAACAGAGGATGCTGCTCAAATTGGCAATGAAGAGATTGATTGTATAATCCCGCCTCTCTCTGGTACCTATCTGGAGGATGAAATCTTGGATTTTTTGCAAGAAAACTCTGGCCATAAGTGTGAGGAGGTCAATGTAAGTACAGCATCAAATCAGACCTTCACCAAAAAATCAAAATTGGAGTCAATTTGTGGTATAGCACTGGAAGAGGATGAGAGTAAACAGTACAGCACTGGCATGTTTTCGgacaacacaaaccaacacagtgATGACTACAGCTCAGGGATAATAAAGGACATTTGGACTGCAATAGGAGATGACAAGTCTGTTATGTCGAGGCAAGGAGCAGAAAAACCAAGCAAGGCGCTATTCTCAGATGAGTCAAGTGGTTACTGCTGCAGTTGTCTGGAAGTGCAGGCTAAAGGAGTTCCAATTCAGGGACCTCAGAAAAAGGCAGTGCAGCGATCAGAATATCACCTTTGGGAAGGCAAGAAAGAAGAACAGGACTTAGCCAAAAACAAACTCTCCAAGGTAGATGGTGCTGGGGATTACATGACTCCGTCCAAGCCCTGGGACTTGAACTCTGACAAGGAGAGTACGTCATTCATCCTAGGAGGGGTGTATGGAGAGTTGAAGACACTAAGTGGTGATAAGAATTGGGCTGTTGTGCCGCCAAGTGACACCCAAGATAGTCTGCtccagtgtgctgctgcagctgcatctgcTTCTGGCTCAGACATGCTCACCATCACTGGCACAGATGTGTTCATGAACACTGGCAGCTGCTTTGCCCCTGGGCACAGGCCCCTGTGGAGGCCTCTTGTGTCCTTTGGGCAGAGTGACCAGGCCATTAGAGGAAGCGGAGATGGATTGAATAAGggattttctttcatcttccaTGAAGATTTGCTTGGATCTTACGGAGGCTTGCATAGTGAGGAGCAAGGTTTAGAATACCCATTCGCATCCTTCAACCTGAACAATCCCTTCTCTCAAGTCCTCCATGTTGAGTGTTCCTTTGAGCCTGAGGACATGGCTTCGTTCAGTCCAGGGTTCAAGCCCAAGTCTATTCTTTGCTCGGACTCTGAGAATGAAGCCTTCCACCCACGAATATATGGCATCAACCGGACGCAGTACAGGGCCATTCGCATTTCCCCCAGGACTCATTTCCGACCAATATCCGCCTCAGAGTTGTCTCCCAGTGGAGTGAGTGATTCAGAGGCTGAGACTGACAAAGAGGAGATGAGTTTTCCCGTCCTGGCGCCGGTGGACGTCTTTGATGATCCTCAGGCAGACCTCAAACCTCTGGAGGAGGATGCAGAATGTGAGGGCCCTTATTACGGGAAGTCAGAACTGGAATCTGGTAAATTCTTACCCAGATTAAAGAAGTCTGGCATGGAGAAGAGTGCCCAGACATCTCTGGATTCACAGGAGGGCTCCAGTACCCTCCTGCCAATTGCTGAGCAAGAGATTTGCTTAGACTGCAAAACGACAGCAGCTGCATCAACTGCAGGTGAAGAGACAAATGTCTCAGTCGGCAAGATTCAACAGGATGAATCTTCAGGAGAAAAACAGTCCTGCTTATGTGCGCCAGCAGGTCAGATCCCAAAGTGTGGGATTGCTTATGACTTTGTTGGAGATGTGCCAGAG TTCCCTCTATTAAATGTAAGTGGACAGGGAGGAACTGGCAACCAGCAAGATGAGTGCTGGTGGCAGAACACGCTCTGTTCCCCCCTTTTCCCTGGATCTCAGTGTACAG GGAGCAGCAACATTTGA